A single genomic interval of Bradyrhizobium sp. sBnM-33 harbors:
- a CDS encoding CreA family protein, producing the protein MTSKAIVKCDRKWRSLALVVLALTFWQAGPASAADEPDLIFRRSTVFKWLSPNDKLATYALDDPEVEGVACHFTVPEKGGFKGWLGLAEEVSDISLACRQIGPIKFKHRLEQGDDMFRQRRSLFFKKMQIVRGCDAKRNVLVYMVYSDKLIEGSPKNSTSSVPIMPWGATEAAVQKCGEFIQ; encoded by the coding sequence ATGACATCCAAGGCCATCGTTAAGTGTGACAGGAAGTGGAGAAGTCTGGCCTTGGTGGTGCTCGCGCTGACATTTTGGCAGGCAGGTCCGGCGTCGGCCGCGGACGAGCCCGACCTGATCTTTCGCCGCTCGACCGTCTTCAAATGGCTGAGCCCCAACGACAAGCTCGCCACCTACGCCCTCGACGATCCCGAGGTCGAGGGGGTGGCCTGTCACTTCACGGTGCCGGAAAAGGGCGGCTTCAAGGGCTGGCTCGGACTTGCCGAGGAGGTCTCGGATATTTCGCTTGCGTGCCGCCAGATCGGCCCGATCAAGTTCAAGCATAGACTGGAGCAGGGCGACGACATGTTCCGGCAGCGCCGCTCGCTGTTCTTCAAGAAGATGCAGATTGTTCGCGGCTGCGACGCCAAGCGCAACGTGCTGGTCTACATGGTCTATTCGGACAAACTGATCGAAGGTTCACCCAAAAACTCCACTTCCTCAGTGCCGATCATGCCTTGGGGCGCCACTGAGGCCGCGGTTCAGAAATGCGGTGAATTCATCCAGTAA
- a CDS encoding L,D-transpeptidase family protein codes for MLTAAGTVAAASQADAAAMFYWQDSDPGYYYRPIPTVQPRKPKVRRPSAKTEAAIKETNAKPQGPLIIAVSIEQQKVRVYDANGLFAESPVSTGMKGHSTPMGVFSIIQKHKMHRSNIYSGAPMPYMQRITWSGIALHAGVLPGYPASHGCIRMPTTFAIKMWNWTRMGARVIITPGQITPASFSHPLLVTQKVVPPPLIADDPASDAPAVKGDKGADAGHAEPSLELRSTVGHAAPLRERTHTADAGSALPTSAVATMSDATPSAAKVQPFSDTSIAEAKADAPKSEPAISASGEPTTAAIANVEPAKVEAPKLEQTKNADKPAEPVKAVADTPAASVVAPEVKKDTARLPGAEKAARAEPPRRPGQIAVFVSRKDSKLYVRENFKPQFDLPVTIAPSDRPLGTHVFTVAADKNDPNVLRWSVVSLPVAARNAARIESTDRAAQRGRMAGAAPSEVKLLPAASSPAEALDRIAVAPEVIARIAEMLTTGSSIVVSDHGINTGGETGEGTDFIVPLRMVQP; via the coding sequence ATGTTGACCGCGGCCGGCACCGTCGCCGCCGCTTCCCAGGCCGATGCCGCCGCCATGTTCTACTGGCAGGATTCCGACCCCGGCTATTATTACCGGCCGATACCGACGGTGCAGCCGCGCAAGCCGAAGGTGCGCCGGCCGTCAGCCAAGACCGAAGCCGCCATCAAGGAAACCAACGCCAAGCCGCAGGGGCCGCTGATCATCGCGGTCTCGATCGAGCAGCAGAAGGTCCGCGTCTACGACGCCAATGGGCTGTTCGCTGAAAGCCCGGTGTCGACAGGCATGAAGGGTCATTCGACCCCGATGGGCGTGTTCAGCATCATCCAGAAGCACAAGATGCACCGCTCCAACATCTACAGCGGCGCGCCGATGCCTTACATGCAGCGCATCACCTGGTCGGGCATCGCGCTGCATGCCGGCGTGTTGCCCGGCTATCCGGCGTCGCACGGCTGCATTCGCATGCCGACGACCTTTGCCATAAAGATGTGGAACTGGACCCGGATGGGGGCGCGCGTCATCATCACGCCCGGCCAGATCACGCCTGCCAGTTTCTCGCACCCGTTGCTGGTGACGCAGAAAGTCGTCCCGCCGCCGCTCATCGCAGACGATCCCGCGAGCGATGCGCCCGCGGTGAAGGGCGACAAGGGCGCGGACGCAGGCCATGCGGAGCCAAGTCTCGAACTCCGATCGACCGTCGGCCACGCTGCGCCGTTGCGCGAACGGACCCACACGGCGGATGCCGGCAGCGCGCTGCCGACGAGCGCCGTCGCGACCATGTCCGACGCAACGCCGTCTGCAGCCAAGGTCCAGCCTTTCAGCGATACGTCGATCGCGGAGGCAAAGGCGGACGCGCCTAAATCCGAGCCAGCTATCTCGGCATCTGGCGAGCCCACGACCGCAGCGATTGCCAATGTGGAGCCAGCCAAAGTTGAGGCGCCGAAGCTCGAACAGACCAAAAACGCCGACAAGCCTGCCGAGCCCGTCAAGGCGGTCGCTGATACACCGGCTGCGTCGGTTGTTGCGCCTGAGGTTAAGAAGGATACCGCACGTCTGCCCGGTGCGGAGAAGGCCGCCAGGGCCGAGCCACCCAGGCGTCCCGGCCAGATCGCGGTGTTCGTCAGCCGCAAGGACTCCAAGCTGTACGTCCGCGAGAATTTCAAGCCGCAGTTCGATTTGCCGGTGACGATTGCGCCGAGCGACCGGCCGCTGGGCACGCACGTCTTTACCGTCGCGGCCGACAAGAACGACCCCAACGTGTTGCGCTGGTCGGTGGTCTCGCTGCCGGTTGCGGCCCGCAACGCTGCGCGAATCGAGAGCACCGATCGTGCCGCCCAGCGCGGCAGGATGGCCGGCGCAGCGCCCAGCGAGGTAAAGCTGCTGCCGGCGGCAAGCAGTCCGGCGGAGGCGCTGGACCGCATCGCCGTCGCTCCCGAGGTGATTGCGCGGATCGCCGAGATGCTGACCACCGGCAGCTCGATCGTGGTGTCCGATCACGGCATCAACACGGGCGGCGAAACCGGCGAAGGCACCGACTTCATCGTCCCGCTGCGCATGGTCCAGCCATAA
- a CDS encoding ester cyclase, which produces MKSLFIGLIGVLSLAISPAVAADAATQEANKKAVLEFYDAALNRKDFDAAAKFFGPHYIQHNPTAPDGIEGFKAFLGFLREKFPDSRSEIKRAFADGDYVIVHVHSVREKGTRGRAIVDIFRLENGKIVEHWDVVQEIPEKAANTNGMF; this is translated from the coding sequence ATGAAATCTCTTTTTATCGGCCTGATCGGCGTATTGTCGCTGGCCATATCTCCGGCGGTCGCCGCCGACGCTGCGACGCAGGAGGCCAACAAGAAGGCCGTGCTCGAGTTTTACGATGCGGCTCTCAATCGGAAGGACTTTGATGCCGCGGCGAAGTTTTTCGGGCCGCATTATATTCAGCACAATCCGACGGCGCCGGACGGCATCGAGGGCTTCAAGGCATTCCTCGGTTTCCTACGCGAGAAATTTCCGGACTCCCGCAGCGAGATCAAGCGCGCTTTTGCCGATGGCGATTACGTGATCGTCCATGTCCACAGCGTGCGCGAGAAAGGCACGCGCGGCCGCGCCATCGTTGACATTTTCAGGCTGGAGAACGGCAAGATCGTCGAGCACTGGGACGTCGTACAGGAAATTCCCGAGAAGGCCGCTAACACCAACGGCATGTTTTAG
- a CDS encoding methyltransferase domain-containing protein, which translates to MPGQGLANIASSELLHAKAWAEAYALIDLQLSPLGLKAIEALSLGMGDIVVDIGCGAGQTLIQLAERVGTEGQVIGVDVAPLLLKIAKRRTGPLSQVRLIQADAQSLELPSESADAVFSRFG; encoded by the coding sequence ATGCCTGGCCAAGGTTTAGCGAACATCGCGTCTTCGGAGCTCCTCCACGCAAAGGCGTGGGCCGAGGCATATGCGCTAATTGACCTCCAGCTTTCTCCCTTGGGGCTGAAGGCCATCGAAGCCCTGAGTCTCGGTATGGGAGACATTGTCGTCGATATCGGGTGCGGAGCAGGGCAGACCCTTATCCAGCTCGCTGAGCGGGTCGGAACTGAAGGGCAAGTGATCGGGGTGGACGTGGCCCCGTTGCTCCTTAAAATCGCCAAGCGGAGGACCGGGCCACTCAGCCAAGTGAGGTTGATCCAGGCAGACGCTCAGTCCTTGGAATTGCCGTCTGAGAGTGCGGACGCCGTGTTCTCTCGATTCGGTTGA
- a CDS encoding PLP-dependent aminotransferase family protein has translation MRKIPTNSPPARRKPELALDLSGPHVTPGASSQHRLYQALCHAITGGIAKPGEPLPPSRMLAKQTGFRRNAVTSAYERLIADGFAVATVGSGTFVAARIPARVNNARKTKIAIEGPQQGPLALGCTHIDERALQRFRAFAGRRMRAFGTEHLQYGDPRGSRELRAAIADHLLSARGLRCDPDQIMLTSGTQHALRIVLGAILKPSDQIWCEDPGYPAARRAIEHCGLLPVSVPVDASGLIVARGRALAPSAGAAYVTPSHQFPLGVQMSMPRRLELLDWARDADAFVFEDDYDSEFRYDGAPLLSLAGIDHLSRVIYMGTFAKTLFPGLRIGYCALPERLVGPVTTARAALDRFPGTLLEGAVADMLNSGAFAANLRKVRAIYREARDVLASTLTAASDERLSVPVPSQGLHLVARFDPSTDPRIAAQAKSEAGVAGWLLAETYFRAHPLAGYVLGFAGHPLPQLIASAERLAKSSLVALQANRKPNKGGTGKVKRLKAAT, from the coding sequence ATGCGAAAAATTCCGACCAATTCTCCGCCTGCACGCCGCAAGCCAGAACTGGCGCTCGACCTTTCCGGTCCGCACGTGACGCCGGGCGCCTCCTCCCAGCACCGGCTCTATCAGGCGCTGTGCCACGCCATCACAGGCGGGATCGCAAAGCCCGGCGAGCCGCTGCCGCCGTCGCGCATGCTGGCCAAGCAGACCGGCTTTCGCCGCAACGCCGTCACCTCGGCCTATGAGCGGCTGATCGCGGATGGTTTTGCGGTGGCCACCGTCGGCTCCGGCACCTTCGTCGCCGCGCGCATTCCGGCCCGCGTCAACAACGCACGTAAGACGAAGATCGCGATCGAAGGGCCGCAGCAGGGTCCGCTGGCGCTCGGCTGCACGCATATCGACGAAAGGGCGCTGCAGCGCTTCCGGGCGTTTGCCGGCCGGCGCATGCGCGCCTTCGGCACCGAGCACCTGCAGTACGGTGATCCCAGGGGCAGCCGCGAACTCCGCGCCGCGATCGCCGATCATTTGCTGTCGGCGCGCGGCCTGCGCTGCGATCCCGACCAGATCATGCTGACGTCCGGGACGCAGCATGCGCTGCGGATCGTGCTGGGTGCGATCCTCAAGCCCAGCGATCAGATCTGGTGCGAAGACCCGGGCTATCCCGCCGCGCGAAGGGCGATCGAGCATTGCGGCCTGCTTCCCGTCTCGGTGCCGGTCGATGCCTCAGGCCTGATCGTGGCCAGAGGCCGGGCCCTCGCTCCTTCGGCTGGCGCGGCCTATGTGACACCGTCGCACCAATTTCCCCTCGGCGTGCAGATGTCGATGCCGCGGCGGCTCGAATTGCTCGACTGGGCCAGGGATGCGGATGCCTTCGTCTTCGAGGACGACTATGACAGCGAATTCCGCTACGACGGCGCGCCATTGCTGTCGCTCGCCGGCATCGATCACCTCTCGCGCGTCATCTACATGGGCACGTTCGCCAAGACATTATTCCCCGGATTGCGCATCGGCTATTGCGCGCTGCCCGAGCGGTTGGTCGGACCGGTGACGACAGCCCGTGCCGCGCTCGACCGTTTTCCCGGCACGCTGCTCGAAGGCGCGGTCGCAGACATGCTCAATTCCGGCGCGTTCGCGGCCAACCTGCGCAAGGTGCGCGCGATCTATCGCGAAGCGCGCGACGTGTTGGCGTCGACGCTGACTGCCGCATCGGATGAGCGACTGTCGGTGCCGGTGCCCTCGCAAGGCCTGCATCTGGTCGCGCGGTTCGATCCATCGACCGATCCCCGTATCGCCGCGCAGGCAAAGTCCGAAGCCGGTGTCGCTGGCTGGCTCTTGGCGGAAACTTATTTTCGCGCACACCCGCTTGCCGGCTACGTCCTCGGATTTGCCGGCCACCCGCTGCCACAACTGATCGCATCGGCCGAGCGACTCGCGAAATCGTCGCTGGTCGCGCTGCAGGCAAATCGCAAACCGAACAAGGGCGGAACAGGCAAGGTCAAACGGCTGAAGGCCGCCACTTGA
- a CDS encoding glutathione peroxidase, translating into MMDRRSVMTAALAAVAGMASSRQSLAQAGMSRITAYAFSFPGLAGGDIRLSEFAGRPILIVNTASLCGFTPQYGGLQELWTEFGGRGLMIVGVPSNDFGAQEPGGAIEITATAQSHHVTFPIAAKAVVKGPNAHPFYKWAAEARPKDVPRWNFHKYLIGRDGHIADVFPQSVDPVDSRVRTAITRALADS; encoded by the coding sequence ATGATGGACCGCAGGAGCGTGATGACCGCGGCGTTGGCCGCGGTCGCAGGCATGGCCTCGAGCAGGCAATCCCTGGCGCAGGCCGGCATGAGCCGGATCACGGCTTACGCGTTTTCGTTTCCGGGATTGGCCGGCGGCGACATCAGGCTTTCCGAATTTGCCGGCCGGCCGATCCTGATCGTCAACACCGCTTCGCTCTGCGGCTTCACCCCGCAATATGGCGGCCTGCAGGAATTGTGGACGGAGTTCGGTGGCCGCGGGCTGATGATCGTCGGCGTTCCCTCCAACGATTTCGGCGCCCAGGAGCCGGGCGGCGCGATCGAAATCACCGCGACGGCACAGAGCCATCACGTCACCTTTCCGATCGCCGCGAAGGCCGTCGTCAAGGGACCGAACGCGCATCCGTTTTACAAATGGGCGGCAGAGGCGCGGCCGAAGGATGTTCCACGCTGGAACTTCCACAAATACCTGATCGGCCGCGACGGCCACATCGCCGACGTCTTCCCGCAATCCGTCGACCCCGTGGATTCACGGGTAAGGACCGCCATCACACGGGCACTCGCCGACTCCTGA
- a CDS encoding dihydrofolate reductase — translation MLADARNVMPEELKFEGDKAFFTAALDRADLILHGRNSYEDQPNSPRRKRVILTRKIDAIGPDPSNPKATLWNPAGASFEAACHHAGVDTGTVAVIGGPGVFGMFMDRYDVFWLSLAPHVRLPGGEPCFPGVPARSPQEILAEHGLRAGEPQMLDAAHDVTVTPWRRGA, via the coding sequence ATGCTGGCGGACGCGCGCAACGTCATGCCGGAGGAATTGAAGTTCGAGGGCGACAAGGCGTTTTTCACCGCCGCCCTCGACCGCGCCGATCTGATCCTGCACGGCCGCAATTCCTACGAGGACCAGCCGAATTCGCCGCGGCGCAAGCGTGTCATCCTGACGCGAAAGATAGACGCGATCGGGCCCGATCCGTCCAATCCGAAAGCTACGCTGTGGAATCCCGCGGGCGCTTCGTTCGAAGCCGCCTGCCATCATGCAGGCGTGGATACTGGCACCGTGGCCGTAATCGGCGGCCCCGGCGTGTTCGGCATGTTCATGGACCGCTACGACGTGTTCTGGCTTTCGCTAGCGCCGCACGTCCGGCTACCCGGAGGCGAACCCTGTTTCCCCGGAGTCCCAGCCCGCTCGCCGCAGGAAATCCTCGCCGAGCACGGGCTGCGCGCCGGCGAGCCTCAGATGCTTGATGCAGCGCATGACGTCACCGTCACGCCGTGGCGGCGCGGCGCGTAG
- a CDS encoding polysaccharide deacetylase family protein, with product MRIRAGMIFAGAISLLASSAAWSQTPPAKGVAAPQAAPAPIPAAAPAPTRPPCNNPNALGIGRTVEIDTTGGPGFGFEHFKELDFLRDKEVVLTFDDGPWPVNTPAVLKTLAEECTTGIFFPIGKHATYYPEILKQVMAAGHSIGSHTWSHAALVNKKLNEQQRKDEIEKGFSAVKWALGGKAPAPFFRFPALQHPPEMVTYLGERNIGIFSCDLDSFDFKASKAQTIIDTVMRKVEKNGKGIILMHDFQKHTAEALPELLQKLKAGGYKVVAMRAKTPVQTIAQYDEDIVKDLKLPTVSARPVSSVVQTISE from the coding sequence ATGCGCATTCGGGCAGGGATGATTTTTGCTGGCGCGATTTCGCTGCTGGCATCGAGCGCAGCGTGGTCGCAGACACCACCCGCCAAAGGCGTAGCCGCTCCGCAGGCGGCTCCAGCACCGATCCCTGCAGCGGCGCCCGCCCCCACCCGTCCTCCTTGTAACAATCCCAACGCACTCGGCATCGGCCGCACCGTCGAGATCGACACGACCGGCGGTCCCGGCTTCGGCTTCGAGCATTTCAAGGAGCTCGACTTCCTTCGCGACAAGGAGGTGGTGCTGACCTTCGACGACGGCCCGTGGCCGGTGAATACGCCTGCGGTCCTGAAGACACTCGCGGAGGAATGCACCACCGGCATCTTCTTCCCGATCGGCAAGCACGCCACCTACTATCCCGAAATCCTCAAGCAGGTGATGGCGGCCGGCCACTCGATCGGATCGCACACCTGGTCGCATGCCGCCCTCGTCAACAAGAAGCTGAACGAGCAGCAGCGCAAGGATGAAATCGAAAAGGGTTTTAGTGCCGTGAAATGGGCGCTCGGCGGCAAGGCGCCGGCGCCGTTCTTCCGCTTCCCCGCGCTGCAGCACCCGCCGGAGATGGTCACCTATCTTGGCGAGCGCAACATCGGGATTTTCTCCTGCGATCTCGATTCCTTCGACTTCAAGGCGAGCAAGGCGCAGACGATCATCGACACCGTGATGCGCAAGGTCGAGAAGAACGGCAAGGGCATCATCCTGATGCACGACTTCCAGAAGCACACCGCCGAAGCCCTACCCGAGCTTCTGCAGAAGCTGAAGGCCGGCGGCTACAAGGTGGTCGCGATGCGCGCCAAGACGCCGGTGCAGACGATTGCGCAATACGACGAGGACATCGTCAAGGACCTGAAGCTGCCGACCGTGAGTGCGCGTCCGGTTTCCAGCGTCGTGCAGACGATCTCGGAATAA
- a CDS encoding methyltransferase has protein sequence MTFGDPVAAFANFRRILKPSGALAFSCWRSLQENELDHLPLSAAGLQSTVDESPFSFADPEHIRRTLEAAGFSEVIIQSHDEKVSSGDLDAMTSVLLKVGPLGKIVRENPALRATAEPPLRAALAALGDPSRVQLLASVWIVTARAGPAR, from the coding sequence ATGACCTTCGGCGATCCGGTCGCGGCTTTCGCCAACTTCCGTAGAATTCTGAAGCCGTCAGGTGCGCTGGCGTTTAGTTGTTGGCGTTCCCTCCAGGAGAACGAGCTGGATCACCTTCCGCTTTCGGCAGCGGGGCTCCAGTCGACCGTGGACGAGAGTCCGTTCAGTTTCGCTGATCCCGAACACATCCGCCGCACACTTGAGGCGGCTGGGTTCAGCGAGGTCATCATCCAATCGCATGATGAAAAGGTATCGAGCGGCGATCTCGATGCGATGACTTCGGTGCTTCTGAAAGTGGGGCCGCTCGGAAAGATCGTTCGCGAGAACCCCGCGCTGCGAGCGACGGCCGAGCCTCCATTGCGTGCGGCGCTAGCAGCCTTGGGCGACCCCTCCAGGGTGCAGCTCTTGGCGTCCGTCTGGATCGTGACTGCGCGAGCTGGACCAGCCCGGTAG
- a CDS encoding DUF6719 family protein: MRGHRKVSYLVIGALIAGVLGYATTALAQTVSREQDIVDLRLGQRVMVDDGSCPAGQIKEVQGSQMTTSGVLRTRKCIPRLGTKRR; the protein is encoded by the coding sequence ATGCGCGGCCATCGCAAAGTCTCGTATCTCGTCATCGGTGCATTGATCGCAGGCGTGCTCGGCTATGCAACGACGGCCCTCGCCCAGACGGTCTCGCGCGAGCAGGACATTGTCGACCTCAGACTCGGCCAGCGCGTCATGGTCGATGATGGATCGTGCCCGGCGGGACAAATCAAGGAAGTCCAGGGCTCGCAGATGACGACATCAGGCGTGCTCCGCACCCGCAAGTGCATTCCGCGGCTGGGGACGAAGAGGCGTTAG
- a CDS encoding PaaI family thioesterase, protein MTPLEKIQSMKMPFAELKGVTFTEAGMDRVVAKMLVRPDLCTLRNTIHGGALMAFADSVGAAATVINLPADAKGTTTIESKTNFIGGAKEGTTVIATATPVHRGRRTQVWQTRLETEDGKLVAVVTQTQMVL, encoded by the coding sequence ATGACGCCGCTCGAAAAGATCCAGTCGATGAAGATGCCGTTTGCGGAACTGAAGGGGGTAACCTTCACGGAAGCCGGAATGGATCGGGTGGTCGCCAAGATGCTGGTGCGGCCGGACCTCTGCACGCTCCGGAATACGATTCACGGCGGCGCTCTCATGGCGTTCGCAGATTCGGTTGGCGCCGCGGCGACTGTCATCAACCTGCCGGCGGACGCAAAAGGCACCACCACGATCGAAAGCAAGACCAATTTCATCGGCGGCGCCAAGGAAGGGACCACGGTGATTGCGACCGCAACTCCGGTGCATCGCGGACGTCGCACCCAGGTCTGGCAGACGCGGCTGGAGACCGAGGACGGCAAGCTCGTGGCGGTCGTCACGCAAACGCAGATGGTGCTGTAG
- a CDS encoding cobalamin-binding protein, protein MRQFPPRRIVCLTEETVETLYLLGEQDRIVGVSGYAVRPPQVRREKPRVAAFISADIPKILALEPDLVLAFSDLQAAIVADLVRAGVAVHVFNQRDIAGILAMIRTLGAMVGAAERADQLARGFEKRVAQVAATPRPAAKPKVYFEEWDDPLISGIGWVSELIEIAGGEDALPKLRFQQAAKDRIISPDVVRDTAPDVILASWCGKKVVPERIRQRPGWSDIPAVRNNRIVEIKSTIILQPGPAALTDGLDAIVRALWPVG, encoded by the coding sequence ATGCGCCAGTTCCCGCCCCGCCGAATTGTCTGCCTGACCGAAGAGACGGTGGAGACGCTGTATCTGCTCGGCGAGCAGGACCGCATCGTCGGCGTCTCCGGCTATGCGGTGCGGCCGCCACAGGTCCGCCGCGAGAAGCCGCGGGTCGCCGCCTTCATCTCCGCGGATATTCCAAAGATTCTCGCGCTCGAGCCTGATCTCGTGTTGGCCTTCTCCGACCTGCAGGCGGCCATCGTGGCGGATCTGGTGCGCGCGGGCGTCGCTGTCCACGTCTTCAACCAGCGCGACATTGCGGGCATCCTCGCGATGATTCGCACGCTCGGCGCTATGGTCGGTGCGGCGGAGCGCGCCGATCAACTAGCGCGCGGCTTTGAAAAGCGCGTCGCGCAGGTCGCCGCGACGCCCCGGCCTGCAGCGAAACCAAAAGTCTATTTCGAGGAATGGGACGATCCGCTTATCTCCGGCATCGGCTGGGTGTCCGAACTGATCGAGATCGCGGGCGGCGAGGACGCCCTACCGAAGCTGCGGTTTCAGCAGGCCGCCAAGGACCGGATCATCTCGCCTGATGTCGTGCGCGACACGGCCCCCGACGTGATCCTCGCGTCATGGTGCGGCAAGAAGGTCGTGCCTGAGCGTATCCGGCAGCGGCCGGGCTGGAGCGATATCCCCGCCGTGCGCAATAATCGCATCGTCGAGATCAAGTCGACGATCATCCTGCAGCCGGGACCGGCGGCGCTGACGGATGGGTTGGATGCGATCGTTAGGGCGTTGTGGCCTGTTGGCTGA
- a CDS encoding ArgE/DapE family deacylase, whose translation MTTDTQQKILDAVDAGFDAQLATTKDFVAIPSTRGAEGPCQDMIGDLLRQRGYEVDDWHIDVEDLRDLRGFGPIEHDFSKARTVVGTYRPATNSGKSLILQGHCDVVPAGPLDMWETPPFSPAIKDGKMYGRGACDMKSGTIGALYALDAIKAVGLKPTARIHFQSVIEEESTGVGALSTLQRGYRADACFIPEPTGETMVRSQVGVIWFRLKVRGFPVHVFEAGAGANAIMAAYHLIHALQKLEADWNERAKADRHFKAVAHPLNFNPGIIKGGDWASSVPAWCDVDCRIAVLPGWSIAECQKEILACVSAAARDHRFLSNNPPQVEWSGFLSEGYELTNSAEPEAAFAKAFDAVYGGVVPDRAFTALTDTRFYGLNYNIPSLCFGAKGAAMHGFNEYVELDSLRKSTKATALFIAEWCGVEKV comes from the coding sequence ATGACGACCGATACGCAACAGAAAATCCTAGATGCCGTCGACGCCGGCTTCGATGCGCAACTGGCGACGACGAAGGATTTCGTTGCGATCCCCTCGACCCGCGGCGCCGAAGGACCGTGCCAGGACATGATCGGTGATCTCCTGCGCCAGCGCGGCTATGAGGTCGACGACTGGCATATCGACGTCGAGGATCTCAGGGATCTGCGCGGTTTCGGCCCGATCGAGCATGATTTTTCCAAGGCGCGGACGGTGGTCGGCACGTATCGGCCGGCGACCAATTCCGGCAAATCACTGATCCTGCAGGGGCACTGCGATGTGGTGCCGGCAGGTCCCCTCGACATGTGGGAGACGCCGCCGTTCTCGCCTGCCATCAAGGACGGCAAGATGTATGGCCGCGGCGCCTGCGACATGAAGTCCGGCACCATCGGCGCGCTCTATGCGCTGGATGCGATCAAGGCAGTAGGGCTGAAGCCAACGGCGCGCATCCATTTTCAGTCGGTGATCGAGGAGGAATCGACCGGCGTCGGCGCGCTCTCGACCTTGCAGCGCGGCTACCGCGCGGACGCCTGCTTCATCCCGGAGCCGACCGGCGAGACCATGGTGCGCTCGCAGGTCGGCGTGATCTGGTTTCGCCTGAAGGTGCGCGGCTTCCCGGTGCATGTGTTCGAGGCCGGCGCCGGCGCCAATGCGATCATGGCGGCGTACCACCTGATCCACGCGTTGCAGAAGCTCGAGGCGGACTGGAACGAGCGCGCCAAGGCGGACCGGCACTTCAAGGCGGTCGCCCATCCGCTCAACTTCAACCCCGGCATCATCAAGGGCGGCGACTGGGCTTCCAGCGTGCCGGCCTGGTGCGACGTCGATTGCCGCATCGCGGTCCTGCCGGGCTGGTCGATCGCCGAATGCCAGAAGGAGATTTTGGCCTGCGTGTCGGCGGCGGCGCGCGATCACAGATTCCTGTCCAACAATCCGCCGCAGGTGGAGTGGTCGGGCTTCTTGTCGGAGGGATATGAGCTGACGAACTCGGCCGAGCCGGAAGCCGCCTTCGCAAAAGCGTTCGACGCCGTCTATGGCGGCGTGGTGCCGGACCGCGCGTTCACCGCGCTGACCGATACGCGGTTCTATGGGTTGAACTACAACATCCCGAGCCTGTGCTTTGGCGCGAAGGGCGCCGCAATGCACGGCTTCAACGAGTATGTCGAACTGGACTCGCTGCGGAAGTCGACCAAAGCAACCGCACTTTTCATCGCGGAATGGTGCGGGGTGGAGAAGGTGTGA